From one Candidatus Eisenbacteria bacterium genomic stretch:
- the nuoB gene encoding NADH-quinone oxidoreductase subunit NuoB, which produces MPNQKTWAEKLQENWFTTKLETYVNWARKSSLWPMPFGTACCAIEFMSVLSSHYDLARFGAEVLRFSPRQSDLLIVSGTVTDKMAPVLKKIYDQMPEPKWVIAMGACASSGGFYRAYHVVQGIDEIIPVDIYVGGCPPTPEGLIHGVMLLQKKIEKEKGKLLSVRD; this is translated from the coding sequence ATGCCGAATCAGAAAACATGGGCTGAGAAACTTCAAGAAAACTGGTTCACAACGAAGCTTGAGACCTACGTGAACTGGGCCAGGAAAAGTTCTCTCTGGCCAATGCCGTTTGGCACCGCCTGCTGTGCAATCGAGTTTATGTCAGTCCTCTCATCGCACTATGACCTTGCGAGGTTTGGTGCCGAGGTCCTCAGGTTTTCTCCCCGGCAGTCCGACCTCCTGATTGTCTCGGGGACGGTGACAGACAAGATGGCTCCGGTCTTGAAGAAAATCTACGACCAGATGCCTGAGCCAAAATGGGTGATTGCAATGGGGGCGTGCGCGAGCTCGGGCGGATTTTACAGAGCTTATCACGTCGTCCAGGGCATTGATGAAATCATCCCGGTTGACATCTATGTTGGAGGCTGTCCGCCAACTCCTGAGGGGCTGATCCACGGAGTCATGCTTCTTCAGAAGAAGATAGAGAAGGAAAAAGGAAAGTTGCTTTCGGTGAGAGATTGA
- the nuoD gene encoding NADH dehydrogenase (quinone) subunit D: MTVELKERVDVGQILQERFPSCVVKSEEFRGDLAVTVRRDGLLEVVSFLKNEPQLDFDLLLDICGVDRLGRSPRFDCVYHLRSLSKRRLIRLKVPLDENDPEVSSITSVWKGANWFERETYDLFGLKFKGHPNLRRILTHEDFKGHALRKDYPADRRHPLARTTDALTTWPESVGEHPERMVVNIGPSHPATHGTLRIQAVIEGETVVESDSEIGYLHRCFEKMAENHTYAQIVAYTDRLNYCSSFMNNAGFALAVEKLLDIQVPERIRLIRVILSELTRIMDHLVAIAANLVDLGAITNFWYFFRPREEIYDLLEACCGARLTVNYARIGGFPLDVPESFVEMVNEILRRLPRFIDDVDRLNTKNRIFQGRTRNIGVMKKEDAIEWGFTGPCLRASGVEYDVRKAHPYLDYESFDFVVPVGTNGDIYDRIAVRMEEMRQSMRIVKQAMKRFGSGPYKIDEKTISLPEKDKAYSDIESLINHFKLVMEGITPPSGEVYSYTEAANGELGFYLISDGGPKPYRLKVRPPCFPIFQGMNEMLKGTLVADSIAILASLNIIAGELDR, translated from the coding sequence ATGACTGTTGAACTAAAAGAAAGAGTTGATGTAGGGCAGATTCTTCAGGAACGTTTCCCTTCGTGTGTGGTCAAATCGGAGGAATTCAGAGGCGACCTGGCTGTGACCGTGAGAAGAGATGGCCTGCTCGAAGTCGTCTCGTTCCTCAAGAATGAACCTCAACTCGATTTCGACTTGCTCCTGGACATATGCGGCGTTGATCGTCTCGGACGTAGCCCGCGATTTGACTGTGTGTACCACCTTCGTTCCCTCTCGAAAAGACGCCTCATCAGACTCAAGGTTCCACTGGATGAGAATGATCCGGAGGTGTCTTCCATCACCTCTGTCTGGAAGGGAGCCAACTGGTTCGAAAGGGAGACATACGATCTCTTTGGCCTGAAATTCAAGGGGCACCCGAACCTGAGGAGGATTCTCACTCACGAGGATTTCAAAGGGCATGCCCTGAGAAAGGACTACCCTGCTGACAGGAGGCATCCTCTTGCAAGAACGACTGATGCGCTCACAACGTGGCCGGAGAGTGTTGGAGAACATCCTGAGAGGATGGTTGTCAACATTGGCCCATCACATCCTGCAACCCACGGAACGTTGAGAATTCAGGCCGTCATCGAAGGTGAAACCGTCGTCGAGTCCGATTCCGAAATCGGATACCTCCATAGATGTTTTGAGAAGATGGCCGAGAACCATACGTACGCTCAGATCGTCGCCTACACGGACAGGCTAAATTACTGCTCGTCATTCATGAACAATGCCGGATTCGCACTTGCCGTGGAGAAGCTTCTCGACATTCAGGTTCCCGAGCGGATACGGCTGATCAGAGTGATACTCTCGGAACTCACAAGAATTATGGACCACCTCGTTGCAATCGCAGCGAACCTTGTTGACCTCGGTGCGATAACAAACTTCTGGTATTTTTTCAGACCAAGAGAAGAGATCTACGATTTGCTTGAGGCGTGCTGCGGCGCAAGATTGACCGTGAACTACGCCAGAATAGGCGGGTTCCCGCTCGATGTTCCCGAGAGTTTCGTTGAGATGGTTAATGAGATCTTGAGAAGACTTCCTCGTTTCATCGATGACGTGGACAGACTGAATACGAAGAATAGAATCTTCCAGGGAAGGACAAGAAATATCGGCGTTATGAAGAAGGAAGATGCAATTGAGTGGGGCTTCACAGGCCCATGCTTGCGAGCATCCGGCGTGGAATACGATGTAAGAAAAGCCCATCCATATCTGGACTATGAGAGCTTCGACTTTGTGGTTCCAGTCGGGACGAATGGCGACATATACGACAGAATTGCAGTTCGAATGGAAGAGATGAGGCAAAGCATGAGGATCGTCAAACAAGCCATGAAGAGATTCGGCAGCGGACCTTACAAGATTGATGAGAAGACGATTTCGCTTCCTGAGAAAGACAAGGCCTATTCAGACATCGAAAGTCTGATCAATCACTTCAAACTGGTCATGGAAGGCATAACACCTCCCTCTGGCGAGGTTTATTCGTACACAGAAGCAGCGAATGGAGAGCTTGGGTTCTACCTGATAAGTGATGGAGGCCCGAAACCATACAGGCTTAAGGTCAGACCTCCCTGTTTTCCGATTTTTCAGGGTATGAACGAGATGTTGAAGGGCACACTTGTAGCCGACTCAATCGCTATTCTGGCCAGTCTTAACATAATCGCGGGCGAGCTTGACAGGTGA
- a CDS encoding 2Fe-2S iron-sulfur cluster-binding protein, with protein MPQQEVITFSLNGKVVEVPKGTTILQAAGGAGVEIPHLCYHPYLSVAGNCRMCMVEVEKSPKLVISCATPAAQGLVVRTDTPTVKKAVRGVLEFLLINHPIDCPVCDQAGECKLQDYYMAHGLHESRITLSEKVRKRKALDLGPIVLDSERCVLCARCIRYLSEVTGTNELGFFERGDRTQISAFLDSKVDANSYAGNLADICPVGAITSKDFRFRCRVWFLKGTPAICPECSTGCNMRVDHRNREVYRFVARLNPYVNKTWLCDAGRFSYKNLNGPERLLYPMVRKDGAFSRESWAACMSGISRRLKDSAVSGSKPVAILSTRMTNEELFLAKKVILGIGGTVAALNLTGGNPSSMEDFLLRRKDHTPNTTGAQKLGLELLSGEMETKDFLGRLDKSRFSLLVTDEPAVLRECGTNLPLTIALATHRNASISEADIVLPMATHVEREGTLTNFEGRVQRTEQSFPPPGEARSAIDIISGLSGALGMNLNPGSVESVFSLLAKECSAFSGLAYENLGEYGSLVKTT; from the coding sequence TTGCCTCAGCAAGAAGTGATCACATTCAGCCTGAACGGCAAGGTGGTTGAAGTTCCCAAGGGAACAACGATCTTGCAGGCGGCAGGCGGTGCCGGAGTTGAGATCCCGCACCTCTGCTACCACCCATATCTCTCAGTTGCAGGAAATTGCCGAATGTGCATGGTGGAAGTTGAAAAATCCCCGAAGCTCGTCATCTCCTGCGCGACTCCGGCGGCTCAGGGCCTGGTCGTGCGAACAGATACGCCAACTGTGAAAAAGGCAGTGAGAGGAGTACTTGAATTCCTGTTGATAAACCATCCGATTGACTGCCCGGTCTGTGATCAGGCAGGTGAGTGCAAGCTTCAGGACTACTATATGGCGCACGGACTCCATGAGAGCAGGATCACGCTTTCCGAGAAGGTGAGAAAGCGGAAGGCTCTCGATCTCGGTCCCATTGTCCTTGACAGCGAACGGTGCGTTCTCTGCGCAAGGTGCATAAGATATCTGTCTGAAGTGACCGGGACGAACGAGCTGGGGTTCTTTGAGAGAGGAGACAGGACTCAGATTTCTGCATTCCTTGATTCAAAGGTCGATGCGAATTCGTACGCGGGAAATCTTGCCGACATCTGTCCTGTAGGTGCAATCACAAGCAAGGATTTCAGATTCAGGTGCAGAGTTTGGTTCCTGAAAGGTACGCCGGCAATCTGCCCCGAATGCAGTACCGGTTGCAACATGAGAGTGGATCACAGAAACAGAGAGGTGTACAGGTTCGTCGCCCGACTGAACCCTTATGTAAATAAGACATGGCTCTGCGACGCCGGCAGATTTTCATACAAGAATCTGAACGGTCCGGAGAGATTGCTTTACCCGATGGTCAGAAAGGACGGAGCATTCTCGAGAGAATCCTGGGCAGCTTGCATGTCCGGGATCTCCCGGAGACTGAAGGATTCGGCTGTTTCGGGAAGCAAACCCGTGGCAATTCTCTCAACCAGAATGACCAATGAAGAGCTTTTCCTTGCGAAAAAAGTCATCCTGGGAATTGGCGGGACTGTTGCTGCCTTGAACTTGACAGGCGGGAATCCCTCATCTATGGAGGATTTTCTGCTGAGAAGAAAAGATCACACACCGAATACGACTGGAGCACAGAAGCTCGGCCTGGAACTTCTTTCCGGAGAAATGGAAACAAAAGACTTCCTCGGAAGACTTGACAAGTCCCGGTTCTCACTCCTCGTTACGGACGAGCCGGCAGTACTCCGGGAATGCGGTACCAATCTTCCTCTCACAATCGCGCTGGCTACCCACCGCAACGCTAGTATCTCTGAAGCAGACATTGTCCTTCCCATGGCAACCCACGTAGAGAGAGAAGGAACTCTCACGAACTTCGAGGGCAGAGTTCAAAGGACAGAACAATCGTTCCCTCCTCCCGGAGAGGCACGTTCAGCAATTGACATAATTTCCGGGCTCTCCGGAGCCCTGGGTATGAATCTCAATCCAGGGAGTGTCGAAAGTGTCTTCTCTCTTCTTGCAAAAGAATGCAGTGCGTTCTCAGGACTTGCGTATGAGAATCTGGGCGAATATGGTTCTCTGGTGAAGACCACTTGA
- a CDS encoding NADH-quinone oxidoreductase subunit I: MNSEHYAETIPQRTGVRGTLQGLLVTLKNLLKGFVGDIPTVQYPDGRRNYSERFRGIHVLLSREDGSPRCVACYMCATACPADCIEIEAAEDPDRDVEKYPREFKIDLLRCVFCGLCVEACPKEAIVMTRNYETGFHSREEAIYSRDRLLEKAKLPEQNLGYRPRYSP, encoded by the coding sequence ATGAATTCTGAACATTACGCGGAGACAATTCCGCAACGAACCGGCGTCAGAGGGACCCTGCAGGGTCTTCTTGTAACGCTCAAGAACCTCCTCAAGGGATTTGTTGGAGACATTCCCACTGTCCAGTATCCTGATGGGAGGAGAAACTACTCCGAGCGCTTCCGCGGAATACATGTTCTCTTGTCAAGGGAAGACGGTTCACCCAGGTGTGTTGCATGCTACATGTGCGCTACGGCCTGTCCGGCAGATTGCATCGAGATAGAGGCCGCTGAAGACCCTGATAGGGATGTTGAAAAGTATCCTCGCGAGTTCAAGATTGACCTTCTGAGATGTGTTTTCTGCGGTCTCTGCGTGGAGGCGTGCCCAAAAGAGGCAATCGTGATGACTCGAAACTACGAAACCGGCTTTCATTCAAGAGAGGAAGCAATTTATTCCAGAGACAGGCTCCTGGAAAAAGCGAAGCTGCCCGAGCAAAACCTTGGCTACAGACCAAGATATTCTCCCTAA
- the lipA gene encoding lipoyl synthase, with protein sequence MATDQDILPKPSWLKTPLPSGPNTARVRATLHSQELHTVCEEARCPNIGKCFSAGEATFLILGKNCTRSCTFCNVGRGSPADPDPLEPEKILWAVRSLELKYVVITSPTRDDIPDGGAHHYYRVVTELKRAFGEETKVEVLVPDFLGNLDSVRKVLASCPDVFSHNMETVPRLYLRVRNGSSSERSLKVLERAKALGARFTKSGLMLGLGESIEEVLAVLNDLRDSRCDIVTIGQYLRPSRSHPPAAEYVFPEIFSELGNAARRMGFLAVSSGPLVRSSLDADELYEEALQSEPRGSQD encoded by the coding sequence TTGGCTACAGACCAAGATATTCTCCCTAAGCCTTCCTGGCTCAAAACCCCGCTCCCGTCAGGCCCAAATACTGCCAGAGTTCGCGCCACACTCCACAGCCAGGAGCTCCACACTGTCTGTGAAGAGGCACGCTGCCCGAATATTGGAAAATGCTTCTCAGCCGGGGAAGCGACATTCCTGATTCTCGGAAAAAACTGCACAAGAAGCTGCACTTTCTGCAATGTCGGAAGAGGATCCCCTGCAGACCCGGATCCGCTTGAACCCGAAAAGATTCTCTGGGCGGTCAGGTCTCTTGAGTTGAAATACGTCGTAATAACTTCACCAACAAGGGATGATATTCCTGACGGTGGAGCGCATCATTACTATCGGGTCGTCACTGAGCTCAAGAGGGCATTTGGAGAGGAGACTAAGGTGGAAGTTCTTGTGCCTGATTTCCTGGGGAATCTTGATTCGGTGAGGAAAGTCCTTGCCTCCTGCCCTGACGTCTTCTCTCACAACATGGAGACTGTCCCGCGACTTTATCTTCGGGTGAGAAACGGGTCGTCGTCTGAGCGCTCTCTGAAAGTGCTGGAAAGGGCGAAAGCTCTTGGGGCACGTTTCACGAAATCCGGCCTCATGCTCGGCCTCGGAGAGAGCATCGAGGAGGTCCTGGCGGTTCTCAATGACCTCAGAGATTCCCGATGCGACATTGTCACTATCGGGCAATATCTGAGACCATCCAGATCTCACCCTCCGGCAGCAGAGTATGTGTTTCCCGAGATCTTCTCAGAGCTCGGCAATGCCGCACGTAGAATGGGATTTCTTGCAGTCTCATCCGGTCCCCTTGTGAGAAGCTCCCTGGACGCCGATGAGCTGTATGAAGAGGCTTTACAGTCCGAACCCCGGGGCTCACAGGATTGA
- a CDS encoding FlgD immunoglobulin-like domain containing protein, translated as MSQSPPSNLRLIPGSILLIAVALIWGTDVLGTEQERTPVQTISGSPVRGTNTMAASGEDDLWWDGFGTGGVNGSVFALTTYEGNLIAGGYFSAAGDQAVSNIALWNGRFWRPLGSGLDYTVYALTVYEGSVIAAGAFTHADGIVANRIARWDGSSWSQLGSGMNNMVNALAVYDGNLIAGGAFTEAGGNWATHIARWDGSSWRNLGTGTDGFVNALEIYRGNLVAGGNFSVAGDRWAFRLAQWDGASWSPVGSGTDDEVRAMAATDTSLFANTSSGVIRWDGISWQKIPLGVPGNVNALTAYDNSLIAGGDFQVVVEGGRDASRLPVWDTTCIARWDGSSWSFMPSSRVDGVYALTVHGGQLVAGGGGVNNHIARWNGSAWAGLVGGMDDYVCALTAYDGGLVAAGSFLEAGGLSARHVARWDGTSWTALGPGANGLVSALTVYQGSLIAGGDFRVPPDCELPFYYFAKVARWDGTSWNAIGSWASGDEVLALTAFDGNLIIGGKFARQYPFYTHIVAWDGTSWCDLGSGTDGTVRALCVHDGDLIAAGDFTEAGGVSANYIARWDGISWSPLGSGVNAPVLALTEYDGLLIAGGRFTEAAGTGAGGIASWNGSSWDSLGSGMDARVTSLAAYGGSLYAGGSFSHAGALEASRIARWDGTSWSALGSGLNDSVLALASYGGKIYAGGHFTEAGGKSSYFIGRWDPSPVGVTLSYFTGERNGNSAILRWKVVAEHARFHVYREESGKSRKRISAELFSGQTGCVFEDSNAPTDEVAYWLAEIDVDGSETWHGPVSVPPGAEQIASLCLVQNSPNPFAGETLLTYLLPQTNRVCLTLHDVKGRLVATIVNSVEAAGRHSASWNGRDDRGLRLPSGVYLARLESRGEVHIKKIVLVE; from the coding sequence GTGAGTCAAAGCCCGCCAAGTAATCTAAGACTCATTCCGGGAAGCATACTTCTGATTGCCGTCGCCCTAATCTGGGGAACAGATGTCCTTGGAACCGAACAGGAAAGGACACCGGTTCAGACCATCTCCGGCTCTCCGGTGCGGGGAACGAACACGATGGCGGCAAGCGGCGAAGATGATCTCTGGTGGGATGGATTTGGCACTGGCGGAGTGAATGGCTCTGTATTTGCCCTTACGACATACGAGGGAAATCTCATTGCAGGAGGATACTTTTCGGCAGCAGGTGATCAGGCAGTCAGCAATATTGCACTTTGGAATGGAAGGTTCTGGAGACCGTTGGGTTCCGGCCTAGACTATACCGTGTATGCTCTCACGGTTTACGAGGGAAGCGTTATCGCAGCCGGAGCCTTCACCCATGCGGACGGAATCGTAGCCAACCGTATTGCCCGTTGGGATGGTAGTTCTTGGAGTCAGTTGGGTTCAGGCATGAACAACATGGTCAATGCCCTCGCTGTCTACGATGGAAACCTCATCGCGGGCGGCGCTTTCACTGAAGCAGGGGGCAATTGGGCGACTCACATTGCACGTTGGGATGGAAGTTCATGGAGGAATCTCGGTACGGGAACTGATGGTTTTGTCAATGCCCTGGAGATTTATCGAGGCAATCTCGTTGCAGGAGGCAACTTCAGTGTGGCGGGTGACCGGTGGGCATTTCGCCTCGCCCAGTGGGACGGAGCTTCTTGGTCTCCGGTCGGATCAGGAACGGATGACGAAGTCAGAGCAATGGCAGCAACAGACACCAGTCTTTTCGCCAACACTTCGTCCGGAGTTATCCGCTGGGACGGAATCAGCTGGCAAAAGATTCCTTTGGGCGTGCCCGGGAACGTGAATGCTTTGACGGCATACGATAACAGTCTCATTGCTGGTGGCGATTTTCAAGTAGTTGTGGAGGGTGGGCGAGATGCCTCGAGACTGCCTGTGTGGGACACGACATGTATCGCCCGCTGGGATGGTAGTTCCTGGAGTTTCATGCCAAGCAGTCGAGTGGATGGCGTCTATGCCCTTACGGTTCATGGAGGCCAACTTGTGGCGGGTGGTGGAGGCGTCAATAACCACATCGCACGGTGGAACGGCAGTGCTTGGGCTGGCCTCGTGGGTGGAATGGACGATTATGTGTGCGCACTCACTGCGTACGATGGCGGCCTGGTAGCAGCAGGGAGTTTCCTGGAAGCAGGTGGGCTCTCGGCGAGACACGTAGCGCGCTGGGACGGCACTTCATGGACTGCACTTGGCCCCGGTGCGAATGGTTTAGTGTCGGCACTCACAGTCTATCAGGGTAGCCTTATTGCGGGAGGGGATTTCCGGGTGCCCCCGGACTGTGAATTGCCCTTCTATTATTTCGCGAAGGTTGCCCGTTGGGACGGAACGTCATGGAATGCGATTGGATCGTGGGCTTCGGGCGACGAGGTACTTGCCCTAACAGCATTTGATGGAAATCTCATCATCGGCGGAAAATTCGCAAGGCAATACCCCTTCTATACTCACATTGTTGCATGGGATGGAACTTCATGGTGTGATCTGGGTTCTGGAACTGACGGGACAGTTCGGGCTCTCTGTGTTCACGATGGAGACCTCATCGCTGCCGGAGATTTCACTGAGGCCGGAGGAGTCTCTGCAAATTACATTGCTCGCTGGGACGGGATATCCTGGAGTCCCCTTGGCTCAGGAGTAAATGCGCCGGTTCTTGCTCTTACTGAGTACGATGGGCTCCTGATTGCCGGAGGCCGGTTCACGGAGGCCGCCGGGACCGGAGCGGGAGGAATCGCCAGCTGGAACGGCAGCTCGTGGGATTCGCTGGGTTCGGGCATGGACGCAAGGGTTACTTCTCTTGCGGCCTATGGCGGCAGTCTCTACGCAGGTGGCTCCTTCAGTCATGCCGGGGCGCTGGAGGCAAGTCGCATTGCTCGCTGGGACGGGACATCCTGGTCCGCGCTAGGATCCGGATTGAACGATAGTGTACTTGCCCTCGCAAGCTATGGAGGCAAGATATACGCAGGCGGACACTTCACAGAAGCCGGCGGCAAGTCCTCGTACTTCATTGGACGCTGGGATCCATCTCCCGTCGGTGTGACTCTGAGTTATTTTACCGGCGAGCGCAATGGCAATAGTGCAATCCTGCGCTGGAAGGTAGTGGCAGAGCATGCAAGATTCCATGTTTATCGTGAAGAATCCGGAAAGAGTCGCAAGCGAATTTCAGCCGAACTTTTTTCCGGTCAGACAGGGTGTGTATTCGAGGATAGCAATGCACCCACAGATGAAGTCGCCTATTGGCTGGCTGAGATTGACGTGGACGGAAGTGAGACCTGGCACGGACCTGTCAGTGTTCCTCCTGGCGCAGAGCAAATAGCGTCCTTGTGCCTGGTTCAGAATTCACCGAATCCTTTCGCAGGAGAGACGTTACTGACCTACCTCTTGCCGCAGACAAACAGAGTATGCCTCACGCTTCACGATGTGAAAGGGCGCTTGGTTGCGACAATTGTGAACAGTGTCGAGGCCGCTGGCAGGCACTCAGCTTCGTGGAATGGCCGGGATGACAGGGGATTGCGGCTCCCCTCAGGAGTCTACCTTGCGCGTCTCGAATCGCGAGGCGAGGTGCATATCAAAAAGATTGTCCTCGTAGAATAG
- a CDS encoding sodium-translocating pyrophosphatase — MSEANISLPSFGPLEWALLWFVLVSAIIGLAYGLYLVRRVIKEDPGSEKMKEVAKAIEEGAMAYLRKQFRTMVLFVIAITIGLFFMYRSVYREESLRHIPLGISLAFLMGVLASYGAGYVGMWLAVKGNVRAANAAITSFKKALELAFRAGTVSGMFTVGFGLLGATIIFLLFKENAMKVLVGFGFGGCLAALFMRIGGGIYTKAADVGADLVGKVEKGIPEDDPRNAAVIADNVGDNVGDCAGMAADVFESYEVTLVAAIILAAAALMDTGFQNYYGVFAPMFALKLIFYPLLVRAVGVFSSILGTWSVKVRGDEIKDPMRPISMGYWVSSIASVVGFFFLNYFYLVNPVTGRPDFRFFWATTMGIVLALVTLWLTNHFTHPDKHPVTETASATRTGAATMLLAGMAEGMESSVWAIVTIGGTIISSILIFHGDLALGSYGIALAGLGLLTTTGFILAMDTYGPITDNAHGIFEMSGIHEEKASRSLAWMDAIGNTTKALTKGLAIATAVIAAISLFRSFIDEAKLFEIGIQINLPKVFVGLLIGSAVPFLFSSFALKAVGRAAFLVVEEVRRQFREIPGIMEGKGKPEYGKCVAIVTAAAQKELIGPGILAIATPVMVAFGLGVGGLGGYLGGAIVTGQLLAVYMANTGAIWDNAKKKIEDGFMGGKGTEFHKAAVIGDTVGDPYKDTAGPALNPLIKVMNLVGILLAPFAIRDIPIAARVIIVLVCLVALGIAVAFSKRGSIVEKKA, encoded by the coding sequence ATGAGTGAGGCAAACATCAGCCTTCCTTCTTTTGGACCGCTTGAGTGGGCTCTCCTCTGGTTCGTACTTGTCTCTGCCATCATAGGACTTGCCTACGGCCTTTACCTTGTCAGACGAGTCATTAAGGAAGATCCGGGCAGCGAGAAGATGAAGGAAGTAGCCAAGGCTATTGAAGAAGGAGCGATGGCATACCTCAGGAAGCAATTCAGAACCATGGTCTTGTTTGTCATAGCGATCACGATTGGCCTCTTTTTCATGTACAGGTCCGTTTACAGGGAGGAATCGCTGAGACACATTCCGCTCGGTATCTCGCTTGCCTTTCTGATGGGAGTTCTTGCTTCCTATGGCGCGGGTTACGTTGGAATGTGGCTTGCTGTTAAGGGCAACGTAAGGGCTGCGAATGCGGCAATAACCAGCTTCAAAAAGGCTCTTGAGCTGGCATTCAGGGCAGGAACCGTCTCGGGCATGTTCACGGTGGGCTTTGGGCTTCTCGGGGCAACCATAATCTTCCTGCTCTTTAAAGAGAATGCCATGAAGGTGCTCGTTGGCTTCGGATTCGGCGGATGTCTCGCCGCGCTTTTCATGAGAATTGGGGGCGGAATCTACACGAAAGCAGCCGACGTTGGAGCTGATCTTGTCGGCAAGGTTGAGAAGGGAATTCCTGAAGACGATCCCAGAAATGCAGCAGTGATTGCCGACAATGTCGGAGACAACGTTGGCGACTGTGCAGGAATGGCGGCTGATGTTTTCGAGTCCTATGAGGTCACACTTGTTGCCGCAATAATCCTGGCGGCCGCTGCGCTGATGGATACAGGCTTTCAGAACTACTACGGTGTCTTCGCTCCCATGTTTGCTCTGAAACTCATCTTCTACCCGCTTCTTGTGAGGGCTGTCGGAGTCTTCTCGTCAATTCTCGGAACGTGGAGCGTGAAAGTCCGCGGTGACGAGATTAAGGACCCGATGAGGCCGATAAGCATGGGATACTGGGTTTCAAGTATCGCGTCAGTGGTTGGATTTTTCTTTCTCAACTATTTCTATCTTGTCAATCCCGTCACGGGAAGACCTGATTTCAGATTCTTCTGGGCTACGACGATGGGAATTGTGCTTGCTCTTGTCACTCTCTGGCTTACGAATCACTTCACCCATCCCGACAAACACCCTGTCACTGAAACAGCATCTGCGACCAGGACCGGGGCGGCGACAATGCTTCTTGCCGGCATGGCTGAAGGGATGGAGTCGAGTGTTTGGGCGATTGTGACAATCGGCGGCACCATAATCTCGTCAATACTTATATTCCACGGAGACCTTGCACTCGGCTCATACGGAATTGCTCTTGCAGGGCTTGGCCTTCTCACAACCACTGGTTTTATTCTCGCCATGGATACCTACGGCCCGATTACGGACAATGCGCACGGAATCTTTGAAATGTCAGGTATCCACGAGGAAAAGGCATCGAGGTCTCTTGCCTGGATGGATGCGATCGGGAACACGACAAAGGCCCTGACCAAAGGCCTTGCAATCGCAACCGCCGTAATTGCTGCAATAAGTCTCTTCCGCTCCTTCATTGATGAAGCGAAACTCTTTGAGATCGGCATTCAGATAAACCTGCCAAAAGTCTTTGTCGGACTTCTGATAGGCAGCGCTGTGCCGTTTCTCTTTTCATCATTTGCGCTCAAGGCAGTCGGGAGAGCTGCATTTCTGGTTGTCGAAGAGGTTAGAAGACAGTTCAGGGAAATTCCCGGCATCATGGAGGGAAAGGGAAAACCTGAGTACGGAAAGTGCGTGGCAATAGTGACTGCGGCAGCGCAGAAGGAACTCATCGGCCCCGGCATTCTGGCCATTGCAACGCCTGTCATGGTTGCCTTTGGTCTTGGCGTGGGCGGTCTGGGCGGTTACCTCGGAGGCGCAATTGTCACGGGTCAGCTTCTTGCTGTTTACATGGCGAATACCGGCGCTATCTGGGACAATGCAAAGAAGAAGATCGAAGACGGATTTATGGGGGGAAAGGGAACAGAATTTCACAAGGCAGCCGTGATAGGCGACACAGTCGGAGACCCCTACAAGGATACTGCCGGGCCTGCGCTCAATCCGCTTATCAAGGTGATGAATCTTGTCGGGATTCTCCTTGCACCCTTCGCGATAAGGGATATACCAATAGCTGCAAGAGTGATTATTGTTCTCGTCTGCCTTGTCGCTCTCGGCATCGCAGTCGCTTTCTCGAAGAGGGGCTCAATTGTAGAAAAGAAAGCATAG